The Neisseria macacae ATCC 33926 genome contains the following window.
CCGACGGACAGCTTGAACAAAGCCCGCAATCTTTGAAACAACCCGACCTCCTGCGTTTAGCCGCCACCTATTTTCCCGAAACCGAACACCCCTACACCAGCGAGCTACACCCCGCCCAATACGCCTTTATTCTCACCCTTGCGCAGAAAATCAGGCGTGGCGGCATGATATTTATCGACTACGGTTTTGACGCCGCCCAGTATTACCACCCGCAACGCGACGAAGGCACGCTCATCGCCCACTACCGCCACCACACCGTTCACGACCCGTTTTTCCATATCGGTCTGACCGATCTGACCGCACACGTCAACTTTACCGACATTGCCCAAGCAGGCACCGACGGCGGACTAGACCTCATCGGCTACCTGCCCCAATCTCATTTCCTATTCAACCTAGGCATTACCGACCTGTTGGCACAAACCGCCCCACCAGGTACGGCAGACTACCTCCGTGTCAGCACCGCCGTACAAAAACTGACCGACCAACACGAAATGGGCGAACTCTTCAAAGTCATCGCCTTTGGCAAAAACATCGACATCGACTGGACAGGTTTCCGCTTCGGTGACATCTGCCACAAACTTTGAAATCTCCCACCTCAAACCATCCTCCGAACACATAGGTCGTCTGAAACACCGTTTCAGACGACCTCATCCATGTTTTATTCCATTAAAAAACAAAAACAAAACATAAAGTACAAAATAAAACTTGCCAAAAACTCAAAACAACATATAATAGCGACTTCACGAAACGGCGAATTAGCTCAGTCGGTTAGAGCAGAGGAATCATAATCCTTGTGTCCGGGGTTCGAGTCCCTGATTCGCCACCAAATTTCGGGGGTATAGCTCAGTTGGTAGAGCGCTTGCATGGCATGCAAGAGGTCAGCGGTTCGATCCCGCTTACCTCCACCAGATAAAAAAGACCTTGTTTAAAACAAGGTCTTTTTTATATTTATTGGCTCTATCATGGATTGAGACCTTTGCAAAAAAGCCTTTCCCCCAACAGCCGAAACCCAAACACAGGTTTTCGGCTGTTTTCGCCCCTAATTGCTCCTGATTTTACCCAAATGCCCCCTTAATCCTCCCCGGATACCCGATAATCAGGCATCCGGGCCGCCTTTTAGGCAGCAACAGGCACACTTAGCCTGTTAGCCGCTTTCAACAGGTTTAAACACATCGCCTTCAGATGGCTTTGCGCACTCACTTTGAGCAGACCAAAATAGGCTGCCCGGGCGTAGCGGAATTTACGGTGCAGCGTACCGAAGCTCTGTTTGACCACATAACGGGTCTTCGACAAATACCGGTTACGTTTGGTTTGCGCTTCCGTCAGCGGACGGTTGCGGTGGGCTTTGCGCATAATGCCGTCTAACAACTGATGCTCTTTCAGATGTTGCCGGTTTTCCTTACTGTCGTAGCCTTTGTCGGCATAGACGGTCGTGCCTTCGGCAATACCTTCCAACAAAGGGGACAGATGGTTGCACTCATGGACATTGGCGGGGGTGATGTGCAGTTTCTCGATATAGCCTTCCTCATCGGTACGGGTATGTTGTTTGTAACCGAGTTTGTAGAGGCCGTTTTTCTTTGTCCAGCGGGCATCTTTGTCTTTACTCGGTGTGGTTTGGCCGCTGACTTGTCCTTCTTCATCGACTTCTATGGCCTGACGCTGTTTGCTGCCGGCGGTCTGAATAATGGTGGCGTCAACGACGGCGGCGGATGCTTTCTCTACTTTTAGGTTTTTTTTCGGCCAGTTGGCAGTTAATCAGTTTGAGCAATTCGGACAGGGTGTTGTCTTGCGCCAGCCAGTTGCGGTAGCGGCATAAGGTGCTGTAATCGGGGATGTTCAGTTCGTCAAAACGGCAAAACAGGTTGAAGTCGATACGGGTGATGAGGCTGTGTTCGAGTTCGGGATCGGAGAGGCTGTGCCATTGTCCGAGCAGGACGGCTTTGAACATGGACAACAGGGGATAGGCGGGACGGCCGCGGTGGTCTCGGAGGTAACGGGTTCTTTGACGGTTCAGATACTGTTCGATCGGTTGCCAATCAATCACCTGATCCAACTTCAATAGTGGGAAGCGGTTGATGTGTTTGGCAATCATGGCTTGTGCGGTTTGCTGGAAGAAGGTGCTCATGGAAAATCCCCTAAATGTCTTGATGGGAATTTAGGGGATTTAGGGGAATTTTGCAAAGGTCTCGGATTAACAGCAGGACCTACATTCCCAGCAATCAATTTTCTAAGTACCAAATACAAAAAACAGATTGGCCTCACACCCCCTCTCTGTTCACAACGTCATCACTTTCCCTTTATTTTCAAGAGGCTGCCATGATGCAATTATCTTGGCAGCCTCTTATATCGTAGTGCTAACTTGTTCTGTTTTACATGAAGTTATGGACACATTCTAACGACATTACTTGACCTTCATAGATACGGACTCAAGGTTTGGCGCAAAATTTCCATATCCGTAATCTTCGTAATGTTTGCCTCACCCAGACGATTCAATCCGATAAAGCGCATAACGCCGCCACTCACTTTTTTATCATGACTCATGTGTTCTATCCATTTTTCAAATTCAAACTTCGGCGGTGCCGATGGTAATTTTGCGGCCTCAAACAATGCTGCAATACGAAGCGTATCTGCCTCATGAATTTTACCCAGTTTCTCGGATAACCGTCCCGCCAACACACATCCCGCGGCTACTGCTTCACCATGCAGCCACACGCCATAACCCATTTCTGCTTCGATAGCATGCCCAAAAGTATGCCCCAGATTCAACCATGCACGAATCCCTTGTTCTGTCTCATCTTGAGCCACAATCTCAGCTTTCATTTTGCAACAATGGTACACAGCCTGCGCAAGTTTCTCCTGATCCTGCATCATTAAATCGGTCATGTGCTGCTCTAACCACTCAAAAAACTCAATATCACCAAGCGCGCCGTATTTAATGACCTCTGCCATACCGGCAGATAATTCGCGTTGCGGAAGCGTTTTAAGCGTAGATAAGTCCGCCAGTACAGCCTTAGGTTGATAAAACGCGCCTATCATGTTTTTCCCAAGAGGATGGTTGATTGCTGTCTTACCGCCAACTGAGGAATCGACTTGACTTAACAATGTAGTCGGCACTTGGATAAATGGGGCGCCACGCTGATAAGTTGCCGCCGCAAAACCAACCATATCGCCAATGACCCCTCCTCCCAATGCGATCAAGGTCGTTTTGCGCTCTGCCCTATTTTGCATTAAACCGTCAAAAATAAGATTGAGCGTTTGCCAATTTTTATATTCTTCCCCATCAGGCAGAATAATACTGAAACTGGGAATACCTAATCTATCCAAGGTCGTCTGAAAAGATCCTAGATATAAGGGCGCAATCGTCTCATTCGTAACAATAGCCACTTTATTACTTAAATATGGCTTTAATAAAACATCAGCTTGTTCAATAAGATGATTCCCGATAAAAATAGGATACTGATGGGAGGGAGTTTGGACGGTCAGGGTACGCATTTTGATTCCTTGTTAATCTTTAGTTGCCGACTCTCATTGAGGGTCGTCTGAAAACCTATATCGCTACTCACTGATAACAAATCTATTATCGATTTAACGCCTCAAACAACCGTTTCACCGTTTTTGCACAGCTGTCGGACTCGATCACAATGTGCGCAGTATTTCGATATAAAGGATCACGGGCATTATAGAGCTCTTGCAACTTAGCAAGCGGGTTCTCTACCTGCAACAAAGGGCGGCTGCTGTCATAACGGGTCCGCTCTAACAGAACTTCAGGCGAGGCATGAAGATACACGACCGTACCATTTCGTCGCATATTTTGCCTATTTTCCTCACGCAAAACCGACCCTCCTCCTGTTGATAAAATAATATCCTTCATCGCAGTCAATTTCTTGAGCATAGCAGTCTCTCGATTGCGAAACCCTTGCTCACCCTCCATCTCAAAGATGATGGGGATAGAGACACCTGATGCCGTACAAATCTCATGATCACTATCATAAAACGGACGATCCAACATTTGGGCAATATACCGCCCCAAAGTGGTTTTGCCTGCACCCATCAAGCCAATTAATATTAAATTACCGTTGATTTTTTCCATAAAAAGCATTTTATACGATACTCAGCATTATTTGTGCCACCCTTCCAAACTCGTGTCTGCAAACACCATACTTCGATTTTTAATCCGTTGATTCTAATTGTTTTTAATTTCAGACTTCTAAAAGTCTTTGGCTATTATATTTGACACACAAATCCCGACTATCAAATTGAATAAATAAAAACCGGGCAGATATCCAAAAGACATCTACCCGGTTTTATTGCATCACTTAATAACGCAAATTACTACCCACGCCATCCATAATGCGAGGCGTTATGAAAATCAACAATTCGCGTCGTTCTTCTTTCTTGGCTCGTGATTTAAACAAGTTTCCTACTACAGGAATATCACCAAGCAATGGAACTTTATTAATGGTATCGCTATTGTCCTCTTCATAGATACCACCAACGATCAAAGTGCCACCATCTTCAACCATAGCCTGAGTATTCAAGTTCTTAGTCTGAATACACTTGGTTATCAAAGAATCTACAGTACAGTCGACCGGAGTATCTTTAGTGATCTTAACGGTCATAATAATTTGACCATCCGGAGTTACATTAGGAGTAACTGTCAGACCCAAAACCGCTTTTTTGAATGAAACCGAAGTCGCACCGCTTGAAGAAGCTTCTTGGTAAGGAATTTCGGTACCGGATTCAATCGTAGCTTCTCGACGATCCTGAGTCAGAACGCGAGGATTAGAAATGGTTTTGCTCTTACCAGTTGCTTCAGAAGCAGAGATTTCCAAACCTAATGCACCAGATGACAAGGCTCGTACTAAAGCGATACTGTTCGTCGCCGCTGTAGCAGGCAAACTTACGTTAGGCTGCAAAGACCAAGTTGGATAAGCAGACTCTCCGCGGAACACTGAGGCGTTAGTATTGTGGTTATTCTGAGCAGCTGACCAATCATTGCCCCAAGAGTTTCTTCCTCTTGCACCAGCAGCACCAAACTTAACGCCCAAATCGCGTGAGAATCCATCTTTTGCTTCTACAATGCGCGCTTCAACCATAACTTGACGTGTAGGAACATCCAACTCATCAATCAATTTACGGAATTTCTCGATGACGTTCCGATTATCTGTAACAATCAAGGTATTCGTTGCGGGGTCAATCAAAGCACTGCCTCGGCCGCTCAACAAGGTATTGCGACCATTGGAATTGCTACTTCCATTATCTTCCAAACGAAGGATTTTGCGGAACTCCTCCACATTTTTATATTTCAATTGGAAGGTTTGCGAATACAAAGGACCAAGCTCTGCAATTTCTTTTTCTGCTTGCAAGAAGGCCTTATCCTTCGCCAACAATTCATCACGTGGAGCAATATTGATGATATTACCTTGACGACGCATATCCAAATTACGGGCTTGCATTACCAAGTCCAATGCCTGATCCCAAGGCACATCCTTGAGGGATAAAGTCATCTTACCATTTACCGTATCGCTAGCCACAATATTGACGCCTGACTCTTTTGCAAGAATCTGCAGAATAGTACGAACTTCAACATCTTGGAAATCTAGAGAAATTTTACGACCATTGAAAGATTTATTTGCATTACCACCATTCAAACCACGTGACTCCGTATCAGCGGCTTTAGGTAAAATTTCAAAAGTAAAATGCCCTGCTGCCGGCTTAGTACGAACTTCCCAGTTTGCACTATTTCGAATAATCAGCTGAGTATCATTACCGATGCGTTTTAAAGTGATATTTTTTACCGGCGTATTAAAATCACCTACATCCAAACTACGTTGTGTTTGTGTTGGCAACGGATAGTTTTTCAATGTAATGATGACACGATCACGCTGTTGTTTAATATCAGGCTGTCCAGTAAAAGTCGGAACGCTTAATTCAACAACACCTGAATTGCGCGAGCCCTTACGGAAGTCGATATTAGCGGAATTAGCGACTTGCTTTGCTTTTTCTGACGGAACAGAATCCTGCATAGAAGGTTTATTATTTGATACAGACATTGCAGAATTTCGGTCAGCTGACTCACTAACAAAAACCCAAACTTCATTACCATGAATTTCAGTATTATATTGGGCAGTTTTATTCAAACCCAACACAATACGGGAACGGTCATTATTTTGTGCCGCCGTAATCTGATTTAATAACGGGTCAGCATACTCCAATACTGATTGAGGCAATCGAATAGTAGTGTTAGCAAAATCAAGTGCAATTCTAGCTGGAGCCGAAGTAACAAAACCGCTCGGACTGGTTACATCACGATCAAAACGGATTTTGATAATTTTTTGACTATCAGGAAGAGTAGATACATTAATATCAGTAATATTACCTGCAAAAGCAGTTTGCACAGCCATGGCTACGCCAATACTGGCAAAAAATTTTGTCATGTGCTTAGTTTTCATAAAGTGAGACCCCTTAATTAATTTGGAATTGCGGCAGATTCGCTTCGAGATTCAGCTGTCGAAGCACCACTTGAACCTTCATCTGACTGTGTACTTAACGGCAATTCAGCCTTTCGATATATCCAGTTACCAGAACTGTCTTCTATTAATTCAGTCAAAGTAATTTTATCTTCAGTAATCGTTTGGATTTTACCGTAATTTTGACCGATATAGTTGCCCGGCATAACGGTATAAACATGTCCATTTACATCGATAAAGCCAGATGTCTTGTTATTACCACGCAGAATACCGACATAACGCATATTTTCCAAACTAAATGCTTCCAATGTCTCTTTCTGACGATTCAAATTAGGAGCATTATTCCCCTTGGGTGCATTTTCCAAACGTCGATAGTCAAACGCATTCAACCCATTATATGCTGGAGGAGTATATGCAACTGGCGGAGTAATCGTCGGTGCTTGAAATGGAGTAACCTTAACTTTAGCTTCATCTTGCGTCTGTTTTATCCACATATTTAAATCATCATGAGTGGGGGAACATGCTGCTAAAGACAAAACACCTACGAGTAAGATAGTATTTTTCATGATTTCCCTAATAACTTTTATTTATTGTCAACTTCAGCACCATTCTGCGCATCACTTCCGTTAGCCTGTGCCTCCTTCTGTTTGGCTGCAAGCTCGGCAGCAACTTCTTCTGCAGGACGAGCCTTATAAGTTGTTGCAGTGGCACTCAGTGTCAAAATATCACTTTTGCCCTCTTTACCACTTTTTCCGTCTGCTGCTTGGGAGAGCTTCAGAGATTCCAAAGTAATGATTCGCGATAAACCTCCGACATCACGAGCAAACTGGCTAATCTGATTATGCTTACCCGTAATGGAAATTTCATAGGGTAACTTTTGAATTGGACCATCATTAACCGGAGCTTGAGGCACAACACTATCCAACCGCAAACCATTAGCGGATCCAGCCTGATGCAATTCTTGGATTAAATTAGGAATTTCGGCATCTGTCGGCAGTTGTTTCAACAAAACATCAAAAGCTGAACGGATAGACGCCAACTCCTCCTGAAGATTATGCAAATTAACAGCCTCAATACTTTTTTTCGTATATGTTTCCTTTAGTTCGGCTTCTTTAGCTTCCTGCGTAGAAAGTGTTTCGAGTTGCTCTTTGAAAATACCAACATATCCTATTGCCAAGACCCCCGCTATTGCCAACCCTGCGATAAATAACTTAGCAGGCATATTTAACAAATAGAGGTTTTGGATATCAATATTTTTTGCTTTACTTACAGACATTTATTTTACCTCTTGCTTCTGTTCGCCAGTTTCAGTCGTGTTCGCGGCTGGATTTTGTACGGGTACTGATGGATGACCTGAATTATTCAACAAAACCTTCAGAGTAAATTCTTGATAATTATCAATTTTCTTAATACTCAAAAGTTCTGGTTGAGCAAAAACCCCGGTACTTGGTAAAGAACGCATAAACATTGCGATCTTATTATCACTACTTGCTCGACCCGTAATTTTGTAAGATGTCGAACTTTCTGCTTCCAACGCTGTCAGATAAGAGTTATCGGGAGTAACTACATTTAAGCTGTCGATGATATAGGCAGCCTGTGAACGTTTTTCCTGTAACTCTTCTACTTTTTGTTTTTTTGATAGGAAATTTTCTTTTTCTTGTTGCAGTTTTAGAATTTCTCCCAAAGCTTTATCCAGCTTTTCAATTTCCTTCCCTAGAAGGGCATTACGGTCTTCCTGCCTGCTGATTGCATTATTAATTGTCAAATATGTCAACACAAGCAGACCTGCACCTATCAATAAAGCCGAAAGCATTAATACTTTAAATTGTTGCTTTTTGCGCTGTTTGATTTCTTCCCTATAAGGAAGAAGGTTAATTTTAACAAATTCGATCATATTACAGTCCCCTTAATGCTAATCCGAATGCTAATGTTAAAGACGGTGCATCAATTTGCAGCTGTGGCAAATCAATTTTATTGTTTCGTTCAGCATATAAAACCGGGTGAATACACTGTGTCGCAGTATTGGTTTGAGAAAAAATACTTTCCGCCAATCCGGCCTGTTGCGATGCAAACCCAGTTAATAAAATATGTTTAATGTTTGAGAAGGTCTCTGTTGTCTGCGTAGTGTAGTAAAACTGCAATACACGTTGGATTTCTTGCGCTACCTGAACGTTAAAGCGATCTGCGACTTGGGTCTGATAATCAGATGGTTTGCTGGATGAAGCTATCATCTGCGCCGCTTTTTCTTCTGTCACTTGATAAGTACGCTGAATCAGTTGATTCAACTGTTCCGTACTGACAGGAGTCTCTTGTTTATACAAAATCTGTCCGTTTTGCATCACCAATGCGTACATTTGGGTAGCATGAATGCCAAATACGGCAACTTTTTCATTAGTCAATTCAGGTGCATGATTATTAATCCAAAAAGCATAGGCATTTCTCTGAGCCAAAAGATCCAAATCTAAGGCAGACAGATCAAGTCCTGCATTTTCAAACATTTCAATAACAGGCTCAATATCGTCTTTTCTAGCTGCTACGGTTGTAATCTGCTGCCCCGCCGGGGAAACGGATACGCCGGTCACCTGATAGTCATAACTCATTTCATCAATAGGACCGATTGCTGAAATTTCAGATTCAGCAAACTCGTCCAAATCAAGTTCGGTATCGCGAGGGTTGTAAGTTATGTTCTCTATTGTTGCCAAGCTTTGTGGTACAGCTGCAACAAAGTTCTTACAAGAACTGCGCAATTGCGTATAAGTATGTTGCAAATAGGTGACAAGTTGGTCGTAATCTTGGATTTTGTTACCTTTTACAATATTTTTAGGTAATTTGGTAATAACGTATTTTTCTAGCTGAATTTGGTTTAAACTACGGCCTGTCAGCTGAACCATCTTAATGGCATGCTGGCTGATGTCGATGCCGATAGCGGCTCGGTTGCTTAACCCTCCGGAAGCTTTACTTGCCTTGCTGGTTTTGCTTTTAGGGCTTTTTGATAAGCTAATCATATAATTTCCCTGTATTGTTAGGAGTGAGTAACTGTTTCGATATCCGTAAAGGATTTCTTTTTCTTTGCACAGTAAATACTGTGTTTCACAGAAATCGGTTTCTATTTTACTTTATTTAATGCCAGTGATGGCAAAAATTATTACTTAGTCATGATTAAAAAGATTATAACGACCTGTCTTGGTTTGATATTAGGATTGGCACTCTTCGGTGTCGGCTTGCTCGCTATTGCGATTTTGGTCACATACCCCAAGTTGCCTGCTCTTGATTCTTTACAACACTACCAACCCAAAATGCCCCTCACAGTATATTCTGCCGACGGTCAGATTATTGGGGTTTACGGTGAACAGCGCCGGGAGTTTACAAAAATTGGAGATTTTCCAAAGGTTTTGAAAGACGCTGTTATTGCCGCAGAAGATAAACGTTTCTATGAGCACTGGGGCGTAGACGTAGTAGGCATTGCCCGTGCCGCTATCGGCAACGTAGTCGCCGGCGGTTTGCAATCAGGTGCCAGTACCATTACTCAACAGGTAGCAAAGAACTTCTACTTGAGTAACGAGCGTACATTTACCCGCAAATTCAATGAAGCCCTATTGGCCTATAAAATCGAGCAGACGCTTAGTAAGGATCAGATTTTAGAACTGTATTTCAACCAAATCTATTTGGGTCAACGGGCATACGGTTTTGCCTCTGCCGCTCAAATCTATTTCAACAAAAATGTGAAGGATTTGACTTTGGCTGAAGCATCCATGCTGGCAGGCCTACCTAAAGCGCCTTCAGCGTATAACCCCATCGTTAACCCCGAGCGCGCCAAACAGCGCCAAGCCTACATCCTGCGGAATATGCAGGAAGAAAATATGATTACTGCACAACAACGCGATCAAGCTTTGAAAGAAGAGCTGCATTATGAACGTTTTGTGCAAAACATCGACCAAAACGCTTTGTATGTTGCTGAAATGGCACGCCAAGAGTTGTATGAAAAATATGGCGAGGACGCATACACCCAAGGCTTTAAGGTCTACACAACCGTCAATACTGCCAACCAACGTGTTGCTACTGAAGCCCTTAGAAAAGCGTTGCGTAATTTCGACAGAGGCAGCAGTTATCGCGGCGCAGAGAACTACATCGACCTCAGCAAAACTGATGACGTAGAAGAAACGATCAGCCAATATCTTTCTACTTTATATACGGTTGACAAAATGGTTCCTGCCGTTGTCTTGGAGGCTTCCAAAAAAGGAGTTCTGATTCAACTACCTAGCGGAAAAAGATTCAATCTGAACAGCTACGCGCTCGGCTTTGCAGCCCGTGCAGTCAACAACGAAAAAATGGGCGACGACCGTATTCGTCGCGGTTCCGTTATCCGTGTCAAAGGCGGCGGCAACAATTGGTCTGTCGTTCAAGAACCCCTATTGCAAGGTGCTCTGGTTTCATTAGACGCGAAAACAGGTGCCGTGCGTGCATTGGTCGGCGGTTATGACTTCCACAGCAAAACATTTAACCGTGCCACCCAAGCCATGCGCCAACCAGGTTCTACCTTTAAGCCTTTCGTATACTCTGCGGCACTCGCCAAAGGCATGACAGCATCCACCATGATTAATGACGCACCACTCTCCCTGCCGGGTAAAGGTGCCAATGGTTCTGCTTGGAATCCTAAAAACTCAGACGGCCGTTATGCAGGCTATATCACCCTGCGCCAAGCATTGACCGCCTCTAAAAACATGGTTTCCATCCGAATCTTGATGTCCATCGGTATCGGATACGCGCAACAATACATCCAACGTTTCGGCTTCAAACCGTCCGAAATCCCTGCCAGCCTGTCTATGGCACTTGGTACCGGTGAAACAACACCATTGCGTGTCGCTGAAGCATATAGCGTCTTTGCCAATGGCGGTTACAAAATTTCCGCATACGTCATCGACAAGATTTATGACAGCGAAGGTCGTCTGAAAGCACAAATGCAACCTCTTGTTGCAGGCGAAAACGCTCCTCAAGCCATCGACCCGCGTAACGCATACATCATGTACAAAATCATGCAGGACGTTGTCCGTGTCGGTACTGCACGAGGCGCCTCCGCACTTGGCCGTTCCGATATCGCCGGTAAAACCGGTACGACGAACGACAATAAAGATGCATGGTTCGTCGGCTTCAACCCAAG
Protein-coding sequences here:
- a CDS encoding class I SAM-dependent methyltransferase, with product MKAHLPLPSPAAQASSSKLFEIIKQEIKAQNNWIPFSRFMELALYTPEYGYYTGGSHKIGTDGDFITAPTLTPLFGQTLARQLAELLPQTAGNIYEFGAGTGHLAATLLKSLSDDLKHYYIIELSPELAERQRQFIAEHTPPQLAQKVIHLTELPESFDGIIIGNEVLDAMPIEIIRRTQNTFQHIGVSINPDGQLEQSPQSLKQPDLLRLAATYFPETEHPYTSELHPAQYAFILTLAQKIRRGGMIFIDYGFDAAQYYHPQRDEGTLIAHYRHHTVHDPFFHIGLTDLTAHVNFTDIAQAGTDGGLDLIGYLPQSHFLFNLGITDLLAQTAPPGTADYLRVSTAVQKLTDQHEMGELFKVIAFGKNIDIDWTGFRFGDICHKL
- the aroB gene encoding 3-dehydroquinate synthase, encoding MRTLTVQTPSHQYPIFIGNHLIEQADVLLKPYLSNKVAIVTNETIAPLYLGSFQTTLDRLGIPSFSIILPDGEEYKNWQTLNLIFDGLMQNRAERKTTLIALGGGVIGDMVGFAAATYQRGAPFIQVPTTLLSQVDSSVGGKTAINHPLGKNMIGAFYQPKAVLADLSTLKTLPQRELSAGMAEVIKYGALGDIEFFEWLEQHMTDLMMQDQEKLAQAVYHCCKMKAEIVAQDETEQGIRAWLNLGHTFGHAIEAEMGYGVWLHGEAVAAGCVLAGRLSEKLGKIHEADTLRIAALFEAAKLPSAPPKFEFEKWIEHMSHDKKVSGGVMRFIGLNRLGEANITKITDMEILRQTLSPYL
- a CDS encoding shikimate kinase: MEKINGNLILIGLMGAGKTTLGRYIAQMLDRPFYDSDHEICTASGVSIPIIFEMEGEQGFRNRETAMLKKLTAMKDIILSTGGGSVLREENRQNMRRNGTVVYLHASPEVLLERTRYDSSRPLLQVENPLAKLQELYNARDPLYRNTAHIVIESDSCAKTVKRLFEALNR
- the pilQ gene encoding type IV pilus secretin PilQ: MKTKHMTKFFASIGVAMAVQTAFAGNITDINVSTLPDSQKIIKIRFDRDVTSPSGFVTSAPARIALDFANTTIRLPQSVLEYADPLLNQITAAQNNDRSRIVLGLNKTAQYNTEIHGNEVWVFVSESADRNSAMSVSNNKPSMQDSVPSEKAKQVANSANIDFRKGSRNSGVVELSVPTFTGQPDIKQQRDRVIITLKNYPLPTQTQRSLDVGDFNTPVKNITLKRIGNDTQLIIRNSANWEVRTKPAAGHFTFEILPKAADTESRGLNGGNANKSFNGRKISLDFQDVEVRTILQILAKESGVNIVASDTVNGKMTLSLKDVPWDQALDLVMQARNLDMRRQGNIINIAPRDELLAKDKAFLQAEKEIAELGPLYSQTFQLKYKNVEEFRKILRLEDNGSSNSNGRNTLLSGRGSALIDPATNTLIVTDNRNVIEKFRKLIDELDVPTRQVMVEARIVEAKDGFSRDLGVKFGAAGARGRNSWGNDWSAAQNNHNTNASVFRGESAYPTWSLQPNVSLPATAATNSIALVRALSSGALGLEISASEATGKSKTISNPRVLTQDRREATIESGTEIPYQEASSSGATSVSFKKAVLGLTVTPNVTPDGQIIMTVKITKDTPVDCTVDSLITKCIQTKNLNTQAMVEDGGTLIVGGIYEEDNSDTINKVPLLGDIPVVGNLFKSRAKKEERRELLIFITPRIMDGVGSNLRY
- a CDS encoding pilus assembly protein PilP encodes the protein MKNTILLVGVLSLAACSPTHDDLNMWIKQTQDEAKVKVTPFQAPTITPPVAYTPPAYNGLNAFDYRRLENAPKGNNAPNLNRQKETLEAFSLENMRYVGILRGNNKTSGFIDVNGHVYTVMPGNYIGQNYGKIQTITEDKITLTELIEDSSGNWIYRKAELPLSTQSDEGSSGASTAESRSESAAIPN
- a CDS encoding type 4a pilus biogenesis protein PilO gives rise to the protein MSVSKAKNIDIQNLYLLNMPAKLFIAGLAIAGVLAIGYVGIFKEQLETLSTQEAKEAELKETYTKKSIEAVNLHNLQEELASIRSAFDVLLKQLPTDAEIPNLIQELHQAGSANGLRLDSVVPQAPVNDGPIQKLPYEISITGKHNQISQFARDVGGLSRIITLESLKLSQAADGKSGKEGKSDILTLSATATTYKARPAEEVAAELAAKQKEAQANGSDAQNGAEVDNK
- a CDS encoding PilN domain-containing protein → MIEFVKINLLPYREEIKQRKKQQFKVLMLSALLIGAGLLVLTYLTINNAISRQEDRNALLGKEIEKLDKALGEILKLQQEKENFLSKKQKVEELQEKRSQAAYIIDSLNVVTPDNSYLTALEAESSTSYKITGRASSDNKIAMFMRSLPSTGVFAQPELLSIKKIDNYQEFTLKVLLNNSGHPSVPVQNPAANTTETGEQKQEVK
- the pilM gene encoding type IV pilus assembly protein PilM; the protein is MISLSKSPKSKTSKASKASGGLSNRAAIGIDISQHAIKMVQLTGRSLNQIQLEKYVITKLPKNIVKGNKIQDYDQLVTYLQHTYTQLRSSCKNFVAAVPQSLATIENITYNPRDTELDLDEFAESEISAIGPIDEMSYDYQVTGVSVSPAGQQITTVAARKDDIEPVIEMFENAGLDLSALDLDLLAQRNAYAFWINNHAPELTNEKVAVFGIHATQMYALVMQNGQILYKQETPVSTEQLNQLIQRTYQVTEEKAAQMIASSSKPSDYQTQVADRFNVQVAQEIQRVLQFYYTTQTTETFSNIKHILLTGFASQQAGLAESIFSQTNTATQCIHPVLYAERNNKIDLPQLQIDAPSLTLAFGLALRGL
- a CDS encoding penicillin-binding protein 1A; this translates as MIKKIITTCLGLILGLALFGVGLLAIAILVTYPKLPALDSLQHYQPKMPLTVYSADGQIIGVYGEQRREFTKIGDFPKVLKDAVIAAEDKRFYEHWGVDVVGIARAAIGNVVAGGLQSGASTITQQVAKNFYLSNERTFTRKFNEALLAYKIEQTLSKDQILELYFNQIYLGQRAYGFASAAQIYFNKNVKDLTLAEASMLAGLPKAPSAYNPIVNPERAKQRQAYILRNMQEENMITAQQRDQALKEELHYERFVQNIDQNALYVAEMARQELYEKYGEDAYTQGFKVYTTVNTANQRVATEALRKALRNFDRGSSYRGAENYIDLSKTDDVEETISQYLSTLYTVDKMVPAVVLEASKKGVLIQLPSGKRFNLNSYALGFAARAVNNEKMGDDRIRRGSVIRVKGGGNNWSVVQEPLLQGALVSLDAKTGAVRALVGGYDFHSKTFNRATQAMRQPGSTFKPFVYSAALAKGMTASTMINDAPLSLPGKGANGSAWNPKNSDGRYAGYITLRQALTASKNMVSIRILMSIGIGYAQQYIQRFGFKPSEIPASLSMALGTGETTPLRVAEAYSVFANGGYKISAYVIDKIYDSEGRLKAQMQPLVAGENAPQAIDPRNAYIMYKIMQDVVRVGTARGASALGRSDIAGKTGTTNDNKDAWFVGFNPSIVTAVYIGFDKPRSMGRAGYGGTIAVPVWVDYMRFALKGVENKGMKAPAGIVNSGGEYYMKERMTTSSDITLDNSGTVPRPAQQPSRQQRPANANTAATPDSDRDGGDRGRGDLQETPVQPSNVNNRQLDSLF